CTTTTATCATCTCTTTGTCATCGGCTGTTATAGTTGAAACACCATCTATTATCTGTGCTTTGGGGTTAATTCTTTTTATATTGTTTCTAACGGTTTCTATATCCTCTTTTTTAGCGGTATTAACCTTGTTTATGATAACTATATCTGCTTGTCTAGCGTTAAGCTCACCAGGGTAATAGCTAAGCTCATGCCCTGCCCTATGTGGATCAGCAACAGTTATCAACAAATCAGGTTTTATAAAAGAGAAATCGTTGTTCCCACCATCCCATATGATAACATCGGCTTCTTTCTCTGCTTCTTCGAGGATCTTTTTGTAGTCAACACCTGAGAAGATAACACCATCCATGTCTATGTACGGCTCGTACTCTTCACGTTCTTCTATTGTGCAGTTGTATTTATCTAGATCCTCGTACACCTGGAAACGCTGGACCACCTGAATTGTTATATCCTGGTCATATGGCATCGGGTGTCTGATAGCTGCAACCCTGTAGCCTTTTTCTTGTAGTATCTTAAAAAGTTTTCTTGAAACCTGTGATTTACCACAACCTGTTCTAACAGCGCAAACAGCGATAACAGGTTTATTTGATTGCAGCATAGTACTTTTTGTTCCCATTAAAACAAAATCAGCACCAGCCGCGTTAACAATAGCTGATTTCTCCATGATGTAAGCATTGGGTACATCGCTGTAGGCAAAAACAACCATGTCCACATTTTTTTCTTTTATCAGTTTAGCTAAATCTTCCTCAGGATAGATATGTATACCATCTGGGTATAGTTTACCACATAGCTTAGCAGGATATTTCCTACCAGCTATATCAGGTATCTGAGTAGCGGTAAAAGCGACTACATCATAGTCTTCATTGTCTCTAAAATATACATTAAAGTTGTGGAAGTCTCTTCCTGCTGCACCCATAATCAGTACTCTTTTTTTGCCAGACATAAAATATTCCCATGGTCTGCTCTCTGGGTATCGTCTAACCCTTTAAAATGCTTTTCCAGCTAGTAAAAAATGGTGTTTTTTCCCTTATATTTTATCGAATTTTTTAGCTATATCCTTAGCTACCTCTAGGGTGGTGTTTTTTCCACCCATATCATAGGTTCTAACTTTACCTTCTCTGATCACGGTTGCCACAGCCTCTTCAAGTTTCGTAGCTGTTTTTGTTTCACCTAGCCAATCAAGCATGAGTTTAACAGTAAGAATCATAGCTATGGGGTTTACTTTGTACATACCAGCATATTTTGGTGCACTACCATGGGTAGGCTCAAAAACAGCGTAATTATCACCAATATTACCACTGGATGCAAAACCTAAACCACCAACAAGTTGCGCAGCAAGATCAGAGATAATATCACCAAACATATTTGATGAAACCAATATATCATAATCTTGTGGATTTTTAACAAGCCACATACACATAGCATCAACATTTACTTCTTTATATTCAATATCTGGATACTCTGATGCTATTTTTCTTGCTTCTTGAAGCATAAGACCACTTGTTTCACGGATAACATTGGGTTTTTCAACAATTGTTACACTTTTTCTTTTATGTTTTTTTGCATACTCAAAAGCTTGACGAACAATATTACTAGATGCTTTTCTTGTAATAATACGAGTAGATATTGCCATATCGTTCAAAGGAACATTTGAAAAAGCTTTCATTTTAGGATGAGTCATGAGAGCATCAAAAACCACCTTTGGGACAGGATGAAACTCTACACCAGCATACAGATCCTCAGTATTCTCCCTGAAAACAACTAGGTCGATATCATCCCTGAAATTCAATGGGTTACCTTTGTAGGCTTTGCATGGTCTCAAATTTGTGTGCAAATTAAGTAGTTGCCTGAGTCTAACAATAGGACTTGTATAAACAAAACCTTTATCCTGAAGCTTTGGATCAAGCTCTTTTTGCGCCTCCTCCTTAGGTTTAGATGTTATAGCTCCAAATAGACAGCAATCAGTTTGTTTAAACAAGTCGATTGTTCTTTGTGGTAATGGGTCTCCCTCTTTTTTCCAGAACTCCCAACCAACATCACCAGGTATGTATTCAGCGTCAAGATTTATTGTGTCAAGAACAATTTTTGCAGCATCCATCACATCTTTACCAACACCATCACCAGGTAAC
This Candidatus Thermoplasmatota archaeon DNA region includes the following protein-coding sequences:
- a CDS encoding cyclic 2,3-diphosphoglycerate synthase; translation: MSGKKRVLIMGAAGRDFHNFNVYFRDNEDYDVVAFTATQIPDIAGRKYPAKLCGKLYPDGIHIYPEEDLAKLIKEKNVDMVVFAYSDVPNAYIMEKSAIVNAAGADFVLMGTKSTMLQSNKPVIAVCAVRTGCGKSQVSRKLFKILQEKGYRVAAIRHPMPYDQDITIQVVQRFQVYEDLDKYNCTIEEREEYEPYIDMDGVIFSGVDYKKILEEAEKEADVIIWDGGNNDFSFIKPDLLITVADPHRAGHELSYYPGELNARQADIVIINKVNTAKKEDIETVRNNIKRINPKAQIIDGVSTITADDKEMIKGKRVLVIEDGPTVTHGGMKFGAGKIAAETWGAKEIIDPREYAVGSIVETFKKYDHLSNVLPAMGYSKKQIKELEKTINNSNCELVVSGTPIDISRVLKTDKPVIRVRYGVGDETAKELEKIADDFIKKKLL
- a CDS encoding isocitrate/isopropylmalate dehydrogenase family protein, yielding MTKYKIAWLPGDGVGKDVMDAAKIVLDTINLDAEYIPGDVGWEFWKKEGDPLPQRTIDLFKQTDCCLFGAITSKPKEEAQKELDPKLQDKGFVYTSPIVRLRQLLNLHTNLRPCKAYKGNPLNFRDDIDLVVFRENTEDLYAGVEFHPVPKVVFDALMTHPKMKAFSNVPLNDMAISTRIITRKASSNIVRQAFEYAKKHKRKSVTIVEKPNVIRETSGLMLQEARKIASEYPDIEYKEVNVDAMCMWLVKNPQDYDILVSSNMFGDIISDLAAQLVGGLGFASSGNIGDNYAVFEPTHGSAPKYAGMYKVNPIAMILTVKLMLDWLGETKTATKLEEAVATVIREGKVRTYDMGGKNTTLEVAKDIAKKFDKI